The sequence below is a genomic window from Tissierellales bacterium.
CATCACTTGCTTTTAGTTCTTCACCATTGTGGAATTTAACACCTTCTACTAATTTAAATTCCCAAGTTTCATCATCGATTTTTTTCCAAGACTCTGCTAAGCCTGGCCCTATTTCCATATTTTCATCCATATCAAGTAAAGTATTATATATTTGACTATTGATTCTAGATGAAGGCTGGTCATTAGATCCATGTGGGTCTAATGTTTTTGCGTCCGAACCCTGGGCTACTACTAATGCATCTTTTTTCCCACTACAACCTGATAAAGCAACAGTTAAACTTAATAATACAACTAACAAAATAAGAACTTTTTTACTTCTAAACACGTTACCTCCCCCTTCAATTTATTAAATTAGTTAATTGCATAATGCTGTATCTTACGTAAATACTGCATTATACTATATTGAAATGGCCAGAATCCCCTATTTTGAATATATTAAATAATCCTCGATGAATAACTAAGCTAAAAATAAGAGGAAAATTCTATGCCAGTTTCATCTAACAGCTAAATTTATCTATTGTTTCTATTAATGCTATAGTCTTATTCAAAAAAATAATTTTTATATTATCAAAAGCACCCTGATTTAAATTTCACGACTTAAGACTTATAAATTTAAATAATTGTAAATTCTTTATTTTGCTATGTCCTTTTAATATTCAATCTATAATTTCAATTTTCTGTCTTTGTACTTTTGAGAATAGCTTTGAAGATAAATTATGCCACTATCTGATTCCTTAAAAAATAGAGACATAAATACAAAATTAAACTATATACATATATATATCTATATGTCTTAAGGTACAACTTTAATGCTTTATATCATTTTACAAACCACGACATTTTTTGCTTAATATATTTACATCAATATTACACTATAATCACATTTTTTGCAAGGTTGCATTTTTTCTGAATATTATGTTTTCTGAATATATTTTCTTACATTTATTCATGTAACCGCTAATATATCAAATTTAATATAAAAACTTTCTATAATTTATTAAACAAAAAACTAGATATAAAGGCAAACTTTCTTCATATCTAGTGTGTTTTTATTAAAGTATTTTTTTAAAGTGAGAAAGAAGGACAGTCCTTTTTTCTCAATCTTTCGACTTATATTTCATTTCTGAGCATATCTTCGTAGGTCTCCCTTTTTGCTATTAGCCTGTCCTTTCCCTTGCTACACATTACTGCTGCTGGTTTTGGTAGTTTATTATAGTTACTAGCCATTGAATAATTATAGGCCCCTGTATATAAAATAGCTAGTATATCTCCTTGTTCCACTTTAGGTGTTTTCAAATCCCAGATTAATATATCTCCAGACTCACAACATTTACCAGCCATAGTCACAAGTTCTGTAGACTCTAAATTCATTTTATTTGCTATTACACCATTATATTTTGCACCGTATAGGCTTGGTCTTGGATTATCTGGCATTCCGCCATCTACAGACACATAGGTTCTAACACCTGGTATTTCTTTTATAGAACCTATTGTATAAAGAGTAATACCAGCTTTTTCAATAATCCATCTACCTGGTTCTATTATAACTGTTGGTCTTTTCAACTCATACTTATTACAATAACTTTCTAACTCCTCCATAATGGCATCAGTATAATATTCTATTAGTTTTCTCCCAAAACCTCCACCAACATTTAATTCAACAGTATCAAAATTACACTCTTCTTTGACTTTCTTCATTAAGCTTGTTATTATTCTTATGGCTTCCATATAAGAATCTTTTGTATTAATTTGAGAACCTATATGAAAGTGAAAGCCAAGTAGGTCTATATTATTGGAATCCATTGCTTTTTCAATTGCATTTTTAAGAATTTTTCCATTAAGGGGTATTCCAAATTTTGAGTCTACTTGCCCTGTTTGAAT
It includes:
- the lysA gene encoding diaminopimelate decarboxylase — translated: MNNMIFAECDVVNLAKKYGTPLYVISEDFIVNRIDEIKNKFLYKYENTYAVYASKAFLTKEMARVIKREGLGMDVVSGGELYTALEVGFPMEKVIFHGNNKSYDELKMAITNDIGRIVVDNLYELELIEEISEEFNKEVKILFRITPGVNSDTHKYIQTGQVDSKFGIPLNGKILKNAIEKAMDSNNIDLLGFHFHIGSQINTKDSYMEAIRIITSLMKKVKEECNFDTVELNVGGGFGRKLIEYYTDAIMEELESYCNKYELKRPTVIIEPGRWIIEKAGITLYTIGSIKEIPGVRTYVSVDGGMPDNPRPSLYGAKYNGVIANKMNLESTELVTMAGKCCESGDILIWDLKTPKVEQGDILAILYTGAYNYSMASNYNKLPKPAAVMCSKGKDRLIAKRETYEDMLRNEI